From the genome of Candidatus Methylomirabilota bacterium:
GCTGGATGATCGCGCTCACGCGCGAGGACCACATCTGCTCGCTCGGCATCGCCGCGCTCGGCTTCGAGAAGCCGACGCACCTCCACAACTCGGGCACGCTCTGCGAGGGCATGTATACGGAAACCAAGGAGGCGGGCCAGCGCTCCGAGGCCGCCATCGACAAGTTCGCCCCGGGCGAATACGAGACGCTCCTGGTCGCTCCGCTCGACCGCGCGACATTCGAGCCCCACCTGGTCTGCGTCTACGCCAGTCCGGCCCAGGTGATGCGCCTGACGCAGGCGGCGCTGTGGAAGCGCGGCGGGCGCCTGCACTCCTCCTTCGAGGGGCGCGCCGTCTGCGCCGACATCGTCGTCACGACGATGCAGACGGGCGAGGCCCAGGTCATCCTTCCGTGCTCGGGCGACCGCATCTTCGGACAGACCCAGGACCACG
Proteins encoded in this window:
- a CDS encoding DUF169 domain-containing protein is translated as MIDVKTADRELQTYIRPQTFPVAIRMLRPGEPIPEKAKRPARDFKKLSMNCQVIDMSRRYGWMIALTREDHICSLGIAALGFEKPTHLHNSGTLCEGMYTETKEAGQRSEAAIDKFAPGEYETLLVAPLDRATFEPHLVCVYASPAQVMRLTQAALWKRGGRLHSSFEGRAVCADIVVTTMQTGEAQVILPCSGDRIFGQTQDH